CCCAGCGTGCAGCTGCTCGTCGCCCCGTTCCTCAGCGCCTGGCTGCACTCCAGGTGCCCCCGCACTATGAACAGCATCCTCTGCACCGGATCCCCTTCCCTCACAATCTGCAatccaaaatcacaaactCACTCCTCAGCTTGAAATTCAGATCGATCGATTTGGTCACTAAGAATGTCCCGATCTTACGGTTTCGCCTTTGGGGAAGATGAGGGACTTGACGCGGTCGCACATGTTCTCGAGGACGAGGTCGTCCATGTGCTGGAAGAAGGGGACCTGGCGGACGAGGTCGAGGCAGAGGTGGTACTTGATGTCGCGGCGGAGGGACTCGGGGAGGTCGCGCACGATCTGGCACTCGTCGACGCCCCGTGTGGCCGCCCACCGCTGCCGCTCGAACTGCCGGACCCGGTGCCGGTACTCCTGCGGCAGGTTCTTGCGCTTCATCCACCACTCGACGCTCCGCAGCCGCGTGTGCATGGCCTGCTTCTTGGACGTGGTAGCGTTCAGGAACACCTTGATGTTGCCGATCAGCATGGTCACCAGGATCAGCCCGCCCGTGATGGTCACGATGTTGAACACGATCTCCAGCCACTCCGTCGTGCTCTCCAGGTTCCCGAACGTGCTGCACAGTGCAGAACCAAAAATCCACGTCAAGGAATGGAACAAGACATATGGACGAACACCCTGCGCGCGTGCAGTGTCGATGTACCTGAGCGTCATGAGACCCCAGAAGATGGGGAGCAGCATCTTCTCGAGGCGGCTGGTGTTGGCCACCAGCATGACGGTCCACTTGTAGGCGCCGTACTGGTAgttctcgccgctgccgccgaggcACGTGTTCCTGGCCCTGCCGTCGTTGGCCCAGGCGAgcctgtcgccgccggcgctgacGACGGACTTCGCTGCGCCGTAGTAGAGCGGGTTGGCGCACGCCACGGCCGCCCCGGACGACGAGCACCCGGACTGGAGAAGGAAGCACTGCTCCTTGAGGCACTTGGTCGCCCTCTGCACCCCGAGCAGGTACCAGCACGCGCCCACAGCCTGCAAATTCATCCGTCAACACGAGGGCTGTTTCTCAAGTGTTAATGGCGAGGGAAGGAGGATGTACATGGGCGGCGACGAAGTAGGCCATGAGGTTGAGGACGATGCCCCACCAGATGGTGCCGAAGATGTGGCCCGACTGGTTCTGCATCCGCCGGAGGAAGGAGACGGAGTGGTAGATCTTGGGGAGGTACTCCAGCAGGAACGCCACCAGCAGCACCGTCATCACCGCCGTCGTCGACCCCGCCCGGATCATCGCCGGCGCAGCCACCCACACCACCACCTGCCATGAAATGCACGTGCATAGATGCATTCGTCATCGTCCATCGCTAAATTTTAGCGACAAAATTACGTAAAGCGCGTGACTACGCGAGACACCAGTCCATATACCTGTTGAAAAATACTGATTCGAACAAAGTTTATGCGAATTCGACACGTTTtactcaaaatttgaatcttTGTTTCACAGAAACGAGCCGAT
The Brachypodium distachyon strain Bd21 chromosome 2, Brachypodium_distachyon_v3.0, whole genome shotgun sequence genome window above contains:
- the LOC100823258 gene encoding cyclic nucleotide-gated ion channel 4, which codes for MSSELSPRSSPSLFAASPPVDIARRDDHYHEASTPLRGQATETSSGGGVKLRRRWQRGRRQLGRALGAWALDPRARWVREWDRAYLVACAAGLVVDPLFLYAVSVSGTLMCVFLDAWLAAAVTALRCAVDAMHAWNFLTQLRLARAASAPKSGGTGTGVADEEQADAADQLLDGAAAAGSNNNRMPPPYARRSRKGMALDFFVLLPVMQVVVWVAAPAMIRAGSTTAVMTVLLVAFLLEYLPKIYHSVSFLRRMQNQSGHIFGTIWWGIVLNLMAYFVAAHAVGACWYLLGVQRATKCLKEQCFLLQSGCSSSGAAVACANPLYYGAAKSVVSAGGDRLAWANDGRARNTCLGGSGENYQYGAYKWTVMLVANTSRLEKMLLPIFWGLMTLSTFGNLESTTEWLEIVFNIVTITGGLILVTMLIGNIKVFLNATTSKKQAMHTRLRSVEWWMKRKNLPQEYRHRVRQFERQRWAATRGVDECQIVRDLPESLRRDIKYHLCLDLVRQVPFFQHMDDLVLENMCDRVKSLIFPKGETIVREGDPVQRMLFIVRGHLECSQALRNGATSSCTLGPGNFSGDELLSWCLRRPFMERLPASSSTLVTMESTEVFGLDAADVKYVTRHFRYTFTNEKVRRSARYYSPGWRTWAAVAVQLAWRRYKHRKTLASLSFIRPRRPLSRCSSMGEEKLRLYTAILASPKPNQDDDF